One genomic segment of Hordeum vulgare subsp. vulgare chromosome 2H, MorexV3_pseudomolecules_assembly, whole genome shotgun sequence includes these proteins:
- the LOC123430425 gene encoding NAC domain-containing protein 73-like isoform X2, whose protein sequence is MAEFFRSLIVTTKTIATMILHPSLCQIEELLAWMECPNCKYCIDNTDVLSQWPGLPAGVKFDPTDLELLEHLEGKVGRAASHVLIGGFIPTIEEAEGICYTHPENLPGVKLDGIASHFFHKISNAYDVGKRKRRKISHSDHTVCDEILRWHKTGKSRSILDSNGVIKGWKKILVLYIGSRKGGGKTVKTNWRMHQYHLGVDQDEKQEELVVSKVFYQLESNNAGENDPTTPITYLPQPRRPNGSPSTTEQNQEGESRMSTVREAVEWLAGSSSHTVEDAVVSGLDEDLSRGRTPDAACPDPEGQLLPLDAEAPQGFADDLGAPPDISLPPDMQLGSQDSMEMWLASVLTEDDEGFEVAAQQEEAGGWFFS, encoded by the exons atggcAGA ATTCTTCAGGTCATTGATCGTTACTACCAAGACAATTGCTACGATGATACTTCATCCCTCGCTTTGCCAGATTGAGGAATTGCTTGCATGGATGGAGTGCCCAAATTGCAAATACTGCATTGATAATACTGAT GTTTTATCACAGTGGCCAGGACTCCCTGCTGGTGTTAAGTTTGATCCAACTGACCTTGAACTGCTTGAACATTTAGAAGGAAAGGTTGGCAGGGCAGCATCCCATGTACTAATAGGTGGTTTTATTCCAACCATAGAGGAGGCCGAAGGAATCTGCTATACACATCCGGAAAATCTCCCTG GTGTCAAATTAGACGGAATCGCCAGTCATTTCTTCCACAAAATATCAAATGCCTACGATGTTGGCAAGCGTAAGCGTCGCAAGATTAGCCACAGTGACCACACTGTTTGTGATGAGATTCTCAGATGGCACAAGACTGGAAAATCCAGATCTATCTTAGATAGTAACGGTGTCATAAAAGGGTGGAAaaaaatacttgttctttacataggTTCTCGGAAAGGAGGTGGCAAGAcagtaaaaactaattggagaatGCATCAGTATCACCTTGGGGTAGATCAAGATGAAAAGCAGGAGGAGCTTGTTGTTTCCAAAGTCTTTTATCAGTTGGAGTCAAATAATGCTGGGGAAAATGATCCTACAACCCCGATAACATACCTTCCGCAGCCTCGTCGCCCAAATGGTAGCCCATCCACAACCGAGCAGAACCAG GAGGGAGAGTCCCGCATGTCTACTGTCCGGGAAGCCGTGGAATGGCTCGCTGGAAGCTCGTCGCATACCGTGGAGGACGCAGTGGTGTCTGGCCTGGACGAAGACCTGTCACGCGGCAGAACCCCGGACGCCGCCTGCCCTGACCCTGAGGGGCAGCTTCTGCCTCTTGACGCGGAGGCGCCCCAGGGGTTCGCTGACGACCTCGGAGCGCCTCCGGATATCTCCCTTCCACCC GACATGCAGTTGGGGTCGCAGGATAGCATGGAGATGTGGCTGGCCAGCGTGTTGACAGAGGATGATGAGGGGTTTGAAGTAGCGGCGCAACAAGAAGAGGCTGGTGGCTGGTTTTTCTCTTGA
- the LOC123430425 gene encoding SUPPRESSOR OF GAMMA RESPONSE 1-like isoform X1 has protein sequence MAEFFRSLIVTTKTIATMILHPSLCQIEELLAWMECPNCKYCIDNTDVLSQWPGLPAGVKFDPTDLELLEHLEGKVGRAASHVLIGGFIPTIEEAEGICYTHPENLPGVKLDGIASHFFHKISNAYDVGKRKRRKISHSDHTVCDEILRWHKTGKSRSILDSNGVIKGWKKILVLYIGSRKGGGKTVKTNWRMHQYHLGVDQDEKQEELVVSKVFYQLESNNAGENDPTTPITYLPQPRRPNGSPSTTEQNQEGESRMSTVREAVEWLAGSSSHTVEDAVVSGLDEDLSRGRTPDAACPDPEGQLLPLDAEAPQGFADDLGAPPDISLPPQDMQLGSQDSMEMWLASVLTEDDEGFEVAAQQEEAGGWFFS, from the exons atggcAGA ATTCTTCAGGTCATTGATCGTTACTACCAAGACAATTGCTACGATGATACTTCATCCCTCGCTTTGCCAGATTGAGGAATTGCTTGCATGGATGGAGTGCCCAAATTGCAAATACTGCATTGATAATACTGAT GTTTTATCACAGTGGCCAGGACTCCCTGCTGGTGTTAAGTTTGATCCAACTGACCTTGAACTGCTTGAACATTTAGAAGGAAAGGTTGGCAGGGCAGCATCCCATGTACTAATAGGTGGTTTTATTCCAACCATAGAGGAGGCCGAAGGAATCTGCTATACACATCCGGAAAATCTCCCTG GTGTCAAATTAGACGGAATCGCCAGTCATTTCTTCCACAAAATATCAAATGCCTACGATGTTGGCAAGCGTAAGCGTCGCAAGATTAGCCACAGTGACCACACTGTTTGTGATGAGATTCTCAGATGGCACAAGACTGGAAAATCCAGATCTATCTTAGATAGTAACGGTGTCATAAAAGGGTGGAAaaaaatacttgttctttacataggTTCTCGGAAAGGAGGTGGCAAGAcagtaaaaactaattggagaatGCATCAGTATCACCTTGGGGTAGATCAAGATGAAAAGCAGGAGGAGCTTGTTGTTTCCAAAGTCTTTTATCAGTTGGAGTCAAATAATGCTGGGGAAAATGATCCTACAACCCCGATAACATACCTTCCGCAGCCTCGTCGCCCAAATGGTAGCCCATCCACAACCGAGCAGAACCAG GAGGGAGAGTCCCGCATGTCTACTGTCCGGGAAGCCGTGGAATGGCTCGCTGGAAGCTCGTCGCATACCGTGGAGGACGCAGTGGTGTCTGGCCTGGACGAAGACCTGTCACGCGGCAGAACCCCGGACGCCGCCTGCCCTGACCCTGAGGGGCAGCTTCTGCCTCTTGACGCGGAGGCGCCCCAGGGGTTCGCTGACGACCTCGGAGCGCCTCCGGATATCTCCCTTCCACCC CAGGACATGCAGTTGGGGTCGCAGGATAGCATGGAGATGTGGCTGGCCAGCGTGTTGACAGAGGATGATGAGGGGTTTGAAGTAGCGGCGCAACAAGAAGAGGCTGGTGGCTGGTTTTTCTCTTGA